In a genomic window of Streptomyces koelreuteriae:
- a CDS encoding RICIN domain-containing protein: MSLWTSLEPASATVDPGSSTRVRLRLRNTGDVVDEYRFEPVGPVAPWTTVEPASLRLYPGTTGTVELTFAPPRTPDATAGPNPYAVRITPTEHPEATTVPEGNLTITPFTEVRAELVPPTVKGRFRGRPRLAVDNVGNTKLTASLSGSDNGDELSYDIHPANVQIEPGRAAFVKTTLKPKNIIWFGSKEQRPYTLAVQRSGATAMPVEGTFVQRGFLPGWLATVFGILFALAFTFLMLWLAYKPSVTTKADASPVGAGSTLAPSPTPTPSLTSAPPPSPTPQEQESQAGAGQGGGGGAAAPPPAKKKPKPVVPAMNVLLYNPTTKKCAAAPENKADAPVKQFTCDETGQDNQRWNLEVKYENKGPGGHALFQIRNVKDQLCVDLPYYGAAPVPSGITEYTCDGTMKDNQLWWIDKQESGAYWIRNYASNNKCLDVSGYSTGGDDSTLTLFHCSNTDDQEWKIVQPSDG; this comes from the coding sequence GTGAGCCTGTGGACATCTCTGGAACCCGCCTCCGCGACCGTCGACCCGGGCAGCAGCACGCGCGTGCGCCTGCGCCTGCGCAACACCGGTGATGTCGTCGACGAGTACCGCTTCGAACCGGTCGGCCCCGTCGCCCCCTGGACGACCGTGGAGCCGGCGTCCCTGCGCCTCTACCCCGGCACGACCGGCACGGTGGAGCTGACGTTCGCGCCACCGCGTACGCCGGACGCCACGGCGGGCCCGAACCCCTACGCGGTGCGGATCACCCCGACCGAGCACCCCGAGGCGACGACCGTCCCCGAGGGGAACCTGACCATCACGCCGTTCACCGAGGTGCGGGCGGAGCTGGTGCCGCCCACGGTCAAGGGGCGGTTCCGGGGACGGCCCCGGCTCGCCGTCGACAACGTGGGCAACACCAAGCTGACCGCGTCCCTCAGCGGCAGCGACAACGGCGACGAACTGTCGTACGACATCCACCCGGCCAATGTGCAGATCGAGCCGGGCCGGGCGGCGTTCGTCAAGACCACCCTGAAGCCCAAGAACATCATCTGGTTCGGGTCGAAGGAGCAGCGGCCCTACACCCTCGCCGTGCAGCGGTCCGGTGCCACGGCGATGCCCGTGGAGGGCACGTTCGTCCAGCGCGGGTTCCTGCCCGGCTGGCTCGCGACCGTCTTCGGGATCCTGTTCGCCCTCGCGTTCACGTTCCTCATGCTGTGGCTCGCCTACAAGCCCTCGGTCACCACCAAGGCCGACGCGTCGCCCGTCGGCGCCGGCAGCACCCTTGCGCCGTCCCCGACACCCACCCCGTCCCTGACCTCGGCGCCGCCCCCGTCGCCGACGCCGCAGGAACAGGAGTCGCAGGCCGGTGCGGGGCAGGGCGGCGGCGGGGGTGCCGCGGCGCCGCCGCCCGCCAAGAAGAAGCCCAAGCCCGTGGTGCCCGCGATGAACGTCCTGCTGTACAACCCCACCACCAAGAAGTGCGCGGCCGCCCCCGAGAACAAGGCCGACGCACCGGTCAAGCAGTTCACCTGCGACGAGACCGGGCAGGACAACCAGCGGTGGAACCTCGAGGTGAAGTACGAGAACAAGGGACCGGGCGGGCACGCGCTCTTCCAGATCCGCAACGTCAAGGACCAGCTCTGCGTGGACCTGCCGTACTACGGGGCGGCCCCCGTGCCGTCCGGGATCACCGAGTACACCTGCGACGGCACGATGAAGGACAACCAGCTCTGGTGGATCGACAAGCAGGAGAGCGGCGCCTACTGGATCCGCAACTACGCCAGCAACAACAAGTGCCTGGACGTGTCCGGCTACAGCACCGGCGGTGACGACAGCACCCTCACCCTGTTCCACTGCTCCAACACGGACGACCAGGAGTGGAAGATCGTGCAGCCCTCGGACGGCTGA
- a CDS encoding AAA family ATPase: MPDPQPEQSGPAQPAEHREAAALLAAGLARARSGTGGLVLVRGATGTGRTSVLEAAAEAAAAQGVRVMRARCSPGYAPGPFAAVLQLLGPLPGSGRFDPAGDEREQGALFRHVLHSYAAESPLLLAVDDVHLADGPSYRWLVEAARHVDRLPLPVLLAVTERGQYDIDPPDPGFTHTLSPALVDTHTLSPLTPDSATGLVRAEHPDAPTAWVESCVRAGAGSPLLLRALLDDLGASGGYTTDAPLPYPALPETSAALYQGSYVAAVRWWLDSAGNGTAEVARSLAVLEEGWGRAEGGAGGGEAPAGLLAELAGADPARVAGWLTAMTGLGPLRPGPDGLPRYAHPLLRDAVLTGVPAARRHAVHEAAAEALLQRGAPTRAVARHLLRSGPVGAGWAPAVLRDAASLALRDGRSEDAVAFLRRALREPLPDDHRQRVLTELGSLECAGRDSSAGIPRLTEALGLHGSPQDRVRAAVALGTALAGRGRAGAAVEVLRTVDGQLTGHPDLGNALQTASALLSDQDQTVRSDVYGRLSETAERSPELVGPATRALLVRYAASAALASADDAMRQVRALLAEPAHPLTEPFLLGTSAAVAQWADELDEADRLVDRGLAGQRPDLLHPMHAALLNTRADIAAARGQYTLLPAEPPTPAQGPSNVHATTLIALVETGRTTEARRLADGFDLREAPDNWELNRFLYARGVQRADAGDTAGALHDFLECGRRQTARDVISPVVTPWRSAAAECRLALGSPQEALALAEEEVRLARVWGTPRTVGRALRVLGTVTGGRRGLDLAEEAVALLADGPAATEGELAAALLAQGRQLTAAGERARARDCLRGAAERAERLGAVRLRLLAEEALREGGARRAATARTGSGALTGSELRIARLAADGSTNAEIAGLLHLARRTVETHLTSTYKKLGIRRRGELGRALSGN; this comes from the coding sequence ATGCCCGATCCTCAGCCCGAGCAGTCGGGGCCCGCGCAGCCGGCCGAACACCGGGAGGCCGCCGCCCTGCTGGCGGCCGGTCTCGCACGCGCCCGGTCCGGGACGGGCGGCCTCGTGCTGGTGCGCGGAGCCACCGGCACCGGCCGGACCAGCGTCCTGGAGGCGGCCGCCGAGGCCGCCGCCGCACAAGGCGTGCGGGTGATGCGTGCCCGCTGCTCGCCGGGATACGCGCCCGGGCCCTTCGCCGCCGTGCTCCAGCTCCTCGGACCCCTGCCGGGCTCGGGGCGGTTCGACCCGGCCGGCGACGAACGCGAACAGGGCGCCCTGTTCCGGCATGTGCTGCACTCGTACGCCGCCGAGTCCCCGCTGCTGCTCGCGGTGGACGACGTCCACCTCGCCGACGGCCCCTCCTACCGCTGGCTCGTGGAGGCCGCCCGGCACGTGGACCGATTACCTCTGCCGGTCCTGCTGGCCGTCACCGAACGCGGCCAGTACGACATCGATCCGCCCGACCCGGGCTTCACCCACACCCTCTCTCCCGCCCTCGTCGACACCCACACCCTGTCCCCGCTCACCCCGGACTCGGCGACCGGCCTGGTGCGCGCGGAGCATCCGGACGCCCCGACGGCATGGGTCGAGAGCTGCGTCCGGGCCGGCGCGGGCAGCCCGCTGCTGCTGAGGGCCCTCCTGGACGACCTCGGTGCCTCCGGCGGTTACACGACCGACGCCCCGCTCCCGTACCCCGCCCTTCCCGAGACCTCCGCCGCCCTCTACCAGGGCTCCTACGTGGCCGCCGTGCGGTGGTGGCTGGACAGCGCCGGGAACGGCACGGCGGAGGTGGCCCGGTCCCTCGCCGTGCTGGAGGAGGGATGGGGGCGGGCGGAAGGGGGAGCGGGCGGGGGCGAGGCGCCGGCCGGCCTGCTCGCGGAACTCGCCGGCGCCGACCCGGCCCGGGTGGCGGGCTGGCTCACCGCGATGACCGGGCTCGGCCCGCTGCGCCCCGGCCCGGACGGCCTGCCCCGCTACGCCCATCCGCTGCTCAGGGACGCCGTACTCACCGGCGTCCCCGCCGCCCGGCGGCACGCGGTGCACGAAGCCGCCGCCGAGGCGTTGCTGCAGCGCGGCGCCCCCACCCGGGCGGTGGCACGACACCTGCTGCGCTCCGGCCCCGTGGGCGCCGGCTGGGCCCCGGCCGTGCTGCGGGACGCCGCCTCCCTCGCGCTGCGCGACGGCCGCTCCGAGGACGCCGTCGCGTTCCTGCGCAGGGCCCTGCGGGAGCCGCTGCCCGACGACCACCGGCAGCGGGTGCTGACCGAGCTGGGCTCCCTGGAGTGCGCGGGCCGGGACTCCTCGGCCGGCATCCCCCGGCTCACCGAGGCACTGGGGCTGCACGGCTCACCGCAGGACCGGGTGCGGGCCGCCGTGGCTCTCGGCACCGCGCTGGCGGGACGCGGCCGGGCCGGCGCCGCCGTGGAGGTCCTGCGCACCGTCGACGGCCAGCTCACCGGACACCCCGACCTGGGAAACGCCCTCCAGACCGCGTCCGCCCTGCTCTCCGACCAGGACCAGACGGTCCGCAGCGATGTGTACGGCCGGCTGTCCGAGACCGCCGAGCGTTCACCGGAACTCGTCGGACCGGCGACCCGGGCACTGCTCGTGCGGTACGCGGCCAGCGCCGCACTCGCATCGGCGGACGACGCGATGCGCCAGGTGCGCGCGCTGCTCGCCGAGCCGGCCCATCCGCTGACCGAGCCCTTCCTGCTGGGCACGTCCGCCGCCGTCGCCCAGTGGGCCGACGAACTCGACGAGGCCGACCGCCTCGTGGACCGCGGACTGGCCGGACAGCGCCCCGACCTGCTGCACCCCATGCACGCGGCGCTGCTCAACACACGGGCCGACATCGCCGCCGCGCGCGGCCAGTACACGCTGCTGCCCGCCGAACCGCCCACCCCCGCCCAGGGGCCCTCCAACGTGCACGCCACCACCCTGATCGCACTCGTGGAGACCGGCCGCACCACCGAGGCCAGGCGGCTCGCGGACGGCTTCGATCTGCGTGAGGCGCCCGACAACTGGGAGCTGAACCGCTTCCTGTACGCGCGGGGCGTGCAGCGCGCCGACGCGGGCGACACGGCCGGGGCCCTGCACGACTTCCTGGAGTGCGGCCGCCGCCAGACCGCCCGCGATGTGATCAGCCCGGTCGTCACCCCGTGGCGTTCCGCCGCCGCCGAATGCCGGCTGGCTCTCGGCAGCCCCCAGGAGGCGCTCGCCCTGGCCGAGGAGGAGGTCCGCCTGGCCCGGGTGTGGGGCACGCCCCGCACGGTCGGCCGCGCCCTCAGGGTGCTCGGCACGGTCACCGGCGGCCGCCGGGGCCTCGACCTGGCCGAGGAGGCCGTGGCCCTCCTCGCGGACGGGCCGGCCGCCACGGAGGGGGAGTTGGCGGCCGCGCTCCTCGCACAGGGCCGGCAGCTCACCGCCGCGGGCGAACGCGCCCGCGCCCGGGACTGTCTGCGCGGCGCCGCCGAACGCGCCGAACGCCTGGGCGCGGTGCGGCTGCGGCTCCTCGCGGAGGAGGCCCTGCGCGAGGGCGGGGCCCGCCGCGCCGCCACTGCCCGCACCGGCTCCGGCGCCCTCACCGGAAGCGAGCTGCGCATCGCCCGGCTGGCGGCCGACGGCAGCACGAACGCCGAGATAGCGGGCCTGCTCCACCTCGCCCGGCGCACCGTGGAGACCCATCTGACCAGCACGTACAAGAAGCTGGGCATACGGCGGCGGGGAGAGCTGGGGCGGGCGCTGAGCGGGAACTGA
- a CDS encoding DUF4255 domain-containing protein produces the protein MIHEVDEVLKGLLSGGALAGSGIDVALDAPTRDWAARRNAPTINAYLYDIREDVARRQRGHVPIHDDRDFVVKHRQPPRWFRLSYLVTAWTKQPQDEHRLLSAVLATLIPRELIAPSELPGSLGALGMTIPMSVAGTQTESRSLAEIWSALGGELKPSLDLVITAPFPAYPEYDAGPPVTEGVAVRVRTMDDTQPRTEERAHSARQVAAAQETREARKARKAARGNLGLNRAT, from the coding sequence GTGATCCACGAGGTGGACGAGGTCCTCAAGGGCCTGCTCAGCGGCGGCGCACTGGCCGGTTCCGGCATCGACGTCGCCCTCGACGCGCCGACCCGTGACTGGGCCGCCCGCCGCAACGCGCCCACGATCAACGCCTATCTGTACGACATCCGGGAGGACGTCGCCCGCCGCCAGCGGGGGCATGTCCCGATCCACGACGACCGGGACTTCGTCGTCAAGCACCGGCAGCCGCCCCGCTGGTTCCGGCTGTCGTACCTGGTGACGGCGTGGACGAAACAGCCCCAGGACGAACACCGGCTGCTGTCCGCGGTGCTGGCCACCCTGATCCCGCGCGAGCTGATCGCTCCCTCCGAACTGCCCGGTTCCCTCGGCGCGTTGGGCATGACGATCCCGATGTCCGTGGCCGGCACCCAGACCGAGTCGCGCTCCCTCGCGGAGATCTGGTCCGCGCTCGGCGGCGAACTCAAGCCGTCCCTCGACCTGGTGATCACCGCTCCCTTCCCGGCCTACCCCGAGTACGACGCCGGTCCACCCGTCACCGAGGGCGTCGCGGTCCGGGTCCGCACCATGGACGACACCCAGCCGCGCACGGAGGAACGCGCGCACAGCGCACGGCAGGTGGCGGCGGCCCAGGAGACCCGGGAGGCCAGGAAAGCCAGGAAGGCCGCACGAGGGAACCTGGGACTGAACCGCGCGACATGA
- a CDS encoding eCIS core domain-containing protein: MHAHGTGGKRAAGRDDRGADAPGVPVHPMLALQRMAGNAAVARTVAEERHEHDAHCGHTPSVQRRALVHDVLNTPGQRMDSGLRTEMEARFGGADFSGVRVHKGPLAQESAAELGAKAYTSGTHIVEGAPLTKEDWAHELTHFQDQMAGPVPGTDTGAGVKMSDVGDAGERHAVDNARRVMNGPVPAVQPVPAEGAAQPAANTPAAGAAVQRTVWTFDQGASVQDERERPHYRWRSEGGSGALKTSAELGLDPGRKPHPGDTYDDDSRQLHSSENVAFSTKGRIPEKDLARRRTQTSRAVAEAKHRIATALKMLKDANGAPAGPLLAGLQSGFPVFRTAPPGQLAPFLPRIAEIVQRIHDGLNAQGAKIALVGSGVPGVPGNATAWVDGNLSENMAGLMGLGHDKTSEELPPLTERSGPIHLLEPGQIAWYIVHEATHRFAGTLDYQYSPYFEEVQEDEFTASADPEVAAAMEPAMLDRRKVRDPKEFNGKDEQTYLGKQSNWYALGRRALMNADSYAQFILTATGAPMPRT, from the coding sequence GTGCACGCACACGGAACAGGGGGCAAACGGGCCGCCGGCCGGGACGATCGCGGCGCCGACGCGCCCGGCGTGCCGGTGCACCCGATGCTCGCGCTCCAGCGCATGGCCGGCAACGCCGCCGTGGCCCGGACCGTGGCGGAGGAGCGCCACGAGCACGACGCGCACTGCGGGCACACCCCCTCCGTGCAGCGCCGCGCCCTGGTGCACGACGTGCTGAACACCCCGGGACAGCGCATGGACTCCGGGCTGCGGACCGAGATGGAGGCCCGTTTCGGCGGCGCCGACTTCAGCGGCGTACGCGTCCACAAGGGGCCGCTGGCCCAGGAGTCGGCGGCGGAGCTGGGCGCGAAGGCGTACACCTCCGGGACCCACATCGTCGAGGGCGCGCCGCTGACCAAGGAGGACTGGGCTCACGAACTCACCCACTTCCAGGACCAGATGGCCGGCCCCGTCCCCGGCACGGACACCGGCGCCGGAGTCAAGATGTCCGACGTCGGCGACGCGGGCGAGCGGCACGCGGTGGACAACGCCCGGCGGGTGATGAACGGGCCGGTGCCCGCCGTCCAGCCGGTCCCGGCGGAGGGCGCGGCGCAGCCGGCCGCGAACACACCGGCCGCGGGGGCGGCGGTCCAGCGGACCGTGTGGACATTCGACCAGGGCGCCAGCGTCCAGGACGAACGCGAACGACCGCACTACCGGTGGCGGAGCGAAGGCGGCTCCGGCGCCCTCAAGACCTCCGCCGAGCTGGGCCTCGACCCCGGGCGGAAGCCCCACCCGGGTGACACCTACGACGACGACAGCCGGCAGCTCCACAGCAGCGAGAACGTCGCGTTCTCCACCAAGGGCCGGATCCCCGAGAAGGACCTCGCCCGGCGCAGGACACAGACCAGCCGCGCGGTGGCCGAGGCCAAACACCGCATCGCCACGGCGCTGAAGATGCTCAAGGACGCCAATGGCGCGCCCGCGGGCCCGCTGCTGGCCGGCCTGCAGTCGGGCTTCCCCGTGTTCCGGACCGCCCCTCCCGGGCAGCTCGCCCCCTTCCTGCCGCGGATCGCCGAGATCGTCCAGCGCATCCACGACGGACTGAACGCGCAGGGCGCGAAGATCGCCCTGGTCGGCAGCGGGGTGCCGGGCGTGCCCGGCAACGCCACCGCCTGGGTCGACGGGAACCTGTCGGAGAACATGGCGGGTCTGATGGGCCTCGGCCACGACAAGACGAGCGAGGAACTGCCGCCCCTGACGGAGCGCTCGGGCCCGATCCACCTGCTGGAGCCGGGCCAGATCGCGTGGTACATCGTCCACGAGGCCACGCACCGGTTCGCCGGAACGCTCGACTACCAGTACAGCCCGTACTTCGAGGAGGTGCAGGAGGACGAGTTCACGGCCTCGGCGGATCCCGAGGTGGCGGCCGCGATGGAGCCCGCCATGCTCGACCGGCGCAAGGTGCGCGATCCGAAGGAGTTCAACGGCAAGGACGAGCAGACGTACCTGGGCAAGCAGTCCAACTGGTACGCCCTGGGCCGGCGCGCCCTCATGAACGCCGACTCCTACGCCCAGTTCATCCTGACGGCGACCGGAGCGCCCATGCCCCGGACCTGA
- a CDS encoding RNA polymerase sigma factor, producing the protein MDSQHWRATVTAAQDGDRRALDELVAGWLPLVYNIVGRALNGHADVDDVVQETMLRAVGNLGSLRDPDSFRSWLVAIAMRQIRDRARRRTPDRLEETESSDFAELTVLRLQLEGQRREVAEAARWLDDEDRQLLSLWWLEVAGELTRRELAAAVGITRQHAAVRVQRMKERLETSRGIVRALDGACADLRELTGRWSGRPDSVWRKRLARHIRGCGYCGGTRESVVPAERLLVGMALVPLPVGFTLSLAFGGKTAVAAGAAGSVGWSAKLLGALTKPAVAMTAGATIVAGGAYVVTQPPDAPPPRAAVTPTATATTSGPEPPPTSAPPAPQPSPTKKADLYGTVVDAVDRAPDPNTRPAALPRRPEPGITSTGGPKAVMQHRGDSVTLSGRGYVLVRWQISPKSRPGALVMPSWTGLKGKLFHVASGGWRRMDDPLPGAPDGYATGMGGPAIGYAELPSGTQQMWQNEYFYVDGTVTLTQNERGCDYGLTVFPSNRRAVEEDINAGPDRGALRYGLVRDTGTDSAPVPQYVTRRAPADPATVPQRSRV; encoded by the coding sequence GTGGACAGTCAGCACTGGCGCGCCACCGTCACGGCGGCGCAGGACGGCGACCGGCGGGCGCTGGACGAGCTGGTCGCGGGCTGGCTGCCGCTGGTCTACAACATCGTGGGCCGGGCCCTGAACGGCCACGCCGACGTCGACGACGTCGTCCAGGAGACCATGCTGCGCGCGGTCGGCAACCTCGGCTCCCTGCGCGACCCGGACAGCTTCCGGTCCTGGCTGGTGGCGATCGCCATGCGGCAGATACGGGACCGCGCGCGCCGCAGGACCCCGGACCGGCTGGAGGAGACGGAGTCCTCCGACTTCGCCGAACTGACCGTGCTGCGACTCCAGTTGGAGGGTCAGCGGCGCGAGGTCGCCGAGGCGGCGCGCTGGCTCGACGACGAGGACCGGCAGTTGCTGTCGCTGTGGTGGCTGGAGGTCGCGGGCGAACTGACCCGGCGCGAACTGGCCGCCGCCGTCGGCATCACCCGGCAGCACGCCGCCGTGCGCGTCCAGCGGATGAAGGAGCGCCTGGAGACCTCGCGCGGCATCGTCCGCGCCCTGGACGGCGCCTGCGCCGACCTGCGCGAGCTGACCGGCCGCTGGAGTGGCCGGCCGGACTCGGTGTGGCGCAAGCGGCTGGCCCGGCACATCCGCGGCTGCGGCTACTGCGGCGGCACCCGCGAGTCCGTCGTACCGGCGGAACGCCTCCTGGTCGGTATGGCGCTCGTCCCGCTGCCCGTCGGGTTCACCCTGTCGCTCGCCTTCGGCGGCAAGACGGCCGTGGCCGCGGGCGCCGCGGGCTCCGTCGGCTGGTCGGCCAAGCTGCTCGGCGCCCTCACCAAGCCGGCCGTCGCGATGACCGCCGGCGCGACCATCGTCGCGGGCGGCGCCTACGTCGTCACCCAGCCGCCGGACGCCCCGCCGCCCCGGGCCGCGGTCACCCCCACGGCGACGGCCACCACCTCCGGCCCCGAGCCCCCGCCGACCTCCGCCCCGCCCGCCCCGCAGCCCTCGCCGACGAAGAAGGCCGACCTCTACGGCACGGTCGTCGACGCCGTGGACCGCGCCCCCGACCCGAACACCCGGCCCGCCGCCCTGCCGCGCCGCCCCGAGCCCGGCATCACCAGCACCGGCGGCCCGAAGGCGGTCATGCAGCACCGGGGCGACAGTGTGACGCTGAGCGGCCGGGGCTATGTCCTGGTCCGCTGGCAGATCTCGCCCAAGTCCCGCCCCGGCGCACTGGTCATGCCCTCCTGGACCGGACTGAAGGGCAAGCTCTTCCACGTGGCGTCCGGCGGCTGGCGCCGGATGGACGACCCGCTGCCCGGCGCCCCGGACGGCTACGCCACCGGCATGGGCGGGCCCGCCATCGGCTACGCCGAACTGCCGTCCGGCACCCAGCAGATGTGGCAGAACGAGTACTTCTACGTCGACGGCACCGTCACCCTCACCCAGAACGAACGGGGCTGCGACTACGGCCTGACCGTCTTCCCCTCGAACCGCCGGGCCGTCGAGGAGGACATCAACGCGGGCCCCGACCGGGGCGCCCTGCGCTACGGGCTCGTCCGCGACACCGGCACGGACAGCGCGCCGGTGCCGCAGTACGTCACCCGCCGGGCCCCGGCCGATCCGGCGACGGTGCCGCAGCGCTCGCGCGTGTAG
- a CDS encoding ATP-binding protein: MTTQTPDTEPSALALLSRLAELRERVALLVEHRSAGDPTAGDPLRGLYLSEEAVRHLLRPAEPSPLTGPGLGAPPDDRLARLSARLRLTELDTALLLIALAPDLDRGFEPLYGYLNDDVSRRRATVALALDLCGVPVHLAEGRARLHPTAPLCALGLLTVEEPERPFLSRALRVPDRLVSHLLGDDTPDASLAGHLGELPAPEPGTGLLAQDDEAARLTHRLAERLVSGTPLTVYLRERREGDGLPCVTAALRAAGVPAVRFTGPEERVPDLLREARLSDRAVVVTVLPEQPASLLRELAAAVDVPVLVTGARPYDPRWCDEDPLVLEAPAQRAGAVDAWSAALGGEPGFDLAATVAPYHLAGDHITRAARAARSLADFDGTPLSPAHLRLAARQQSASGLEQHARRIRPDVDWRDLVLPDGPLTQLRELALRARHRDRVLGDWRLSAGGGRGRGVLGLFAGESGTGKTLSAEVVAADLGLDLYVVQLSSVVDKYVGETEKNLERIFTEADRTDAVLLFDEADAVFGKRSEVKDAHDRYANLESAYLLQRLESFDGIALLTTNLRANIDEAFTRRLDLIVDFPFPDAGQRLALWRHSLAHVPCADGIAFEAVADGFELAGGSIRSAVVTAAYLAAGRGDTVTADDLLEGARREYRKAGRLVPGEGTW, from the coding sequence ATGACCACGCAGACCCCCGATACCGAGCCCTCCGCCCTCGCGCTCCTCTCCCGCCTCGCCGAACTGCGGGAGAGGGTCGCCCTGCTGGTGGAGCACCGCTCCGCGGGCGACCCCACGGCCGGCGATCCACTGCGCGGCCTGTACCTGTCGGAGGAGGCCGTACGGCATCTGCTGCGCCCGGCCGAGCCGTCGCCGCTCACCGGCCCCGGGCTCGGGGCGCCGCCCGATGACCGGCTGGCCCGCCTCTCCGCCCGGCTCCGTCTGACCGAGCTCGACACCGCGCTGCTCCTCATCGCCCTCGCCCCCGACCTGGACCGCGGCTTCGAGCCGCTGTACGGCTACCTCAACGACGACGTCAGCCGCCGGCGGGCCACCGTCGCGCTCGCCCTCGACCTGTGCGGCGTCCCCGTCCATCTGGCCGAGGGACGGGCCCGGCTGCATCCCACGGCCCCGCTCTGCGCGCTCGGTCTCCTCACCGTGGAGGAGCCCGAACGCCCCTTCCTCAGCCGGGCGTTGCGCGTACCGGACCGGCTCGTGTCCCACCTGCTCGGGGACGACACCCCCGACGCGTCACTCGCCGGGCACCTGGGGGAACTGCCCGCACCGGAGCCGGGTACGGGCCTGCTCGCCCAGGACGACGAAGCCGCGCGGCTCACCCACCGGCTCGCCGAGCGGCTGGTCTCCGGGACGCCGCTCACCGTGTATCTGCGTGAGCGCCGCGAGGGCGACGGGCTGCCCTGCGTCACCGCCGCCCTGCGCGCCGCGGGCGTCCCGGCCGTGCGGTTCACCGGGCCCGAGGAGCGCGTCCCGGACCTGCTGCGGGAGGCCCGGCTGAGTGACCGGGCGGTCGTCGTCACGGTGCTGCCGGAGCAACCGGCTTCGCTGCTGCGGGAGTTGGCCGCTGCGGTCGATGTCCCCGTGCTGGTGACCGGGGCCCGCCCGTACGACCCCCGGTGGTGCGACGAGGATCCTCTCGTCCTGGAGGCGCCCGCACAGCGCGCCGGTGCGGTGGACGCCTGGTCGGCCGCCCTCGGCGGGGAACCCGGCTTCGACCTGGCCGCCACCGTCGCCCCGTACCACCTGGCCGGTGACCACATCACGCGTGCCGCCCGCGCGGCCCGGAGCCTCGCCGACTTCGACGGCACCCCGCTCTCCCCCGCCCATCTGCGCCTCGCCGCCCGGCAGCAGTCGGCCTCCGGGCTGGAGCAGCATGCCCGCCGGATCCGGCCCGACGTGGACTGGCGGGACCTCGTCCTGCCCGACGGGCCCCTGACCCAGCTCCGGGAACTCGCCCTGCGCGCCCGCCACCGCGACCGGGTCCTCGGCGACTGGCGGCTCAGCGCGGGCGGCGGCCGGGGCCGGGGCGTCCTCGGCCTGTTCGCGGGCGAGTCCGGCACCGGCAAGACACTCTCGGCGGAGGTCGTCGCCGCCGACCTCGGACTCGATCTCTACGTCGTCCAGCTGTCGTCCGTCGTCGACAAGTACGTCGGCGAGACCGAGAAGAACCTGGAACGCATCTTCACCGAGGCCGACCGCACCGACGCGGTACTCCTCTTCGACGAGGCCGACGCCGTCTTCGGCAAGCGGTCCGAGGTGAAGGACGCGCACGACCGGTACGCCAACCTGGAGAGCGCCTATCTGCTCCAGCGGCTGGAGTCCTTCGACGGCATCGCGCTGCTCACCACCAATCTGCGCGCCAACATCGACGAGGCGTTCACCCGGCGCCTGGACCTGATCGTCGACTTCCCCTTCCCGGACGCCGGGCAGCGTCTCGCGCTGTGGCGGCACAGCCTCGCGCACGTGCCGTGCGCGGACGGCATCGCGTTCGAGGCGGTGGCGGACGGCTTCGAGCTGGCGGGCGGCTCCATCCGCAGTGCGGTGGTGACCGCCGCGTACCTGGCCGCCGGGCGCGGGGACACGGTCACGGCGGACGACCTCCTGGAGGGCGCCCGCCGTGAGTACCGCAAGGCCGGCCGCCTGGTGCCGGGGGAAGGCACCTGGTAG
- a CDS encoding helix-turn-helix transcriptional regulator translates to MLTSSRTTRPGTADPATRIPVAVHATDPISREGALSQLRRFPEIDLREETESGPGTVALLIDDVLDDTALTRLRRLVRSEGARAVLVVSALRETELLDVIECGVGAIVWRREATATRLVQAVLAAARGDGDLPADLLGRLINQVGTLHRGAAGRTGAPASGMTPREVDVLRLVSEGLDTGEIASKLSYSERTVKNVMHGLTTRLHLRNRAHAVAHALREGYI, encoded by the coding sequence TTGCTCACCTCATCGCGGACCACCCGCCCCGGCACGGCCGACCCCGCGACCCGGATACCCGTGGCGGTGCACGCCACGGACCCGATATCGCGCGAGGGAGCGCTCAGCCAGCTGCGCCGGTTCCCGGAGATCGACCTGCGGGAGGAGACCGAGTCCGGACCGGGCACGGTCGCCCTGCTCATCGACGACGTGCTCGACGACACGGCCCTGACCCGGCTGCGCCGGCTGGTGCGCAGCGAGGGCGCGCGGGCGGTGCTCGTGGTGTCCGCGCTGCGGGAGACGGAGCTGCTCGATGTGATCGAGTGCGGGGTCGGTGCCATCGTGTGGCGCCGCGAGGCCACCGCGACCCGGCTCGTGCAGGCCGTACTCGCGGCCGCCCGCGGCGACGGCGACCTGCCCGCGGATCTGCTCGGCCGGCTGATCAACCAGGTGGGGACGCTGCATCGCGGCGCCGCCGGCCGTACCGGCGCTCCGGCCTCGGGGATGACACCCCGGGAGGTGGACGTACTGCGGCTGGTGTCCGAGGGACTCGACACCGGTGAGATCGCCAGCAAGCTGTCCTACTCCGAACGCACCGTCAAGAACGTGATGCACGGGCTGACCACCCGACTGCACCTGCGTAACCGGGCACACGCCGTGGCCCATGCCCTGCGGGAAGGCTACATCTGA